The stretch of DNA TGAACGCGCACAGCGGGCGGCTGAAGACTCGCCACTTTCATTTCGATTCCCGCCTATTGCCCTCGTAGGGTTGTTTCGGGGTCAGTTCGGGTGCCTTAAGACTGGTGGGCGCGGACGGTATCGAACCGCCGACCGCTGGTGTGTAAAACCAGAGCTCTACCACTGAGCTACGCGCCCCTTGCCGGGCAGGCTACCGGTCGATGACCTGCATGAGGAAATCCGTCAGACCGATTGCAGCGCTCTGAGCGCGTCGGTCCACACGACCTGATCACGCGCCTCCCCCGGCTGCTTCATTTCCGCGAACCGGATCACGCCTGAGCGATCAACCACGAAGGTGCCGCGATTGGCGAAGCCGGTCTCGTCGTTGAACACGCCATAGGACTGCGCGACCGCGCCGTGCGGCCAGAAGTCAGACAGCACCGGAAAGGTGAAGCCGCTTTGCGCCGCCCAGACCTTGTGCGTTGGCGGCGGACCCACCGAGATCGACAGCGTCGCCGTGTCGTCGTTCTGGTAGTCCGCCAGGTGGTCGCGGATCTCGTCCAGCTCGCCCTGGCAGATGCCAGTGAACGCCAGCGGGAAGAACACCAGCAGCACGTCCTTGACGGCTCGAAATCTGCTCAGCGTGACGGACTGGCCGTGCTGCTCCTTGAGCGTGAAGTCCGGCGCCTCGGTACCGACTTCCAGCACTAGCTGTGCGCTCTGCTCGTCACGCGAGCGCTCATCGCCGCCCAGCTGCCTTGGACTTCGGCTGCACCAGCCTGCTGGCGATCCAGTCGCCGAGATTGGCCGACGACGTCTGCATCAGGCCCGCAGTCGGCGCCGATTCGGCGATTTCAGCAGGTTGAACATGGCCCGGCTGACCCGTCTTCGGGGTTACCACCCAGATCACGCCGTCGTCGGCCAACGGGGTGATGGCATCCATCAGGTTGTCGACCAGGTCGCCGTCGCCGTCGCGCCACCACATCAGGACCACATCGATGACTTCGTCGGCGTCCTCGTCGAGCAACTCGCCGCCGCACGCCTCTTCGATGTCGGCCCGGATGTCGTCGTCGACGTCCTCGTCCCAGCCCAACTCCTGCACGACCTGATCTTGTTGGATGCCCAGTCTGCGGGCGTAGTTCGGGGCGTCGTCCGCCGCGACCACGGTCGGTCCTCCTTCAGCCAGCTCGGGCGCACGATGCACCCGGTGATGTCTCAAGGCCTATCGTCGCACGCCGAGGCCCGAAGACCGACCACTGGCGGCAGGTTCATCGATATGCGGCGTCGCACAGGTTCAGTGCGGTCGTCTTGGTGTCGTTCAGCTTGGTGATCGCCGCGTTGAATTCGTCGGGTCCGAAATTGCCCGCGATCGCCGCGGCGACCCCCCTTGCTGCGTCGACCCAGGCGGTGAGCGCGTCGCGCAGGTTGGGGCTGAGCGGGTCGGAAACGCTGCGCCCGACCAGATCCGCGCTGTGGTTGAGCGCGTCGACCGCCGGGGGTCCCTTGGCCGCCGCATCGGCGGCGTTCTTATTGAAGGCGTCGACGTAGTTGTTTACTGCGGTGATGGCGTCGACACTCGATGAGCTCAGCGCTTCACACGATGTGTGGACGGCCTGCTTCGTCAACGACGCCTGACGCTCGGATTCGCGGGAGCTCGAACTGGCCGCCGACTCTTGGCTCGAGGCCGAGACCGAGGCCCGATAGACGGGAGCGTCGGCACGGTCGATCTCCGCGCTGCCCTGCGTGACGCTGGTGCAACCGACGATGATCATCGCCACGGCAGCCAGGCCGCCGATCACCAGGGCGACGAACTTCAGCCGCATGCGAGACAGCCCAGCGATAAGCACGGTCTGCAGACGTTACCGGTTTAGCCCGGATTGGACCCTTTGAGTGGGTTCATTCCACTCGGCACCCCCGGCAGTGCAAGTGGGGCACGATGGGACAAAGATGGAGGCAGTTACGCCGATCGCGTAGCACCTGGAACCGCCTAACAAGGAGCGGAAGTTGACCACCGAGTTCGTGCGCCAAGACCTGGCCCAAAACTCCACCACCGCAGCCGAACCCGATCGGGTTCGGGTGATTCGAGAAGGCGTCGCGTCGTATCTGCCCGATATCGATCCGGAAGAGACGGCCGAATGGCTCGAGTCGTTCGACGAGCTCCTGGAGCGCTCGGGCCCGGCGCGAGCGCGCTATTTGATGTTGCGGTTGCTGGAACGCTCCGGCGAACAGCGGGTGGCCATTCCCGCGCTGACATCGACCGACTATGTGAACACCATCCCGACCGAACTCGAGCCGTGGTTTCCCGGCGATGAGGACGTCGAGCGACGCTACCGAGCATGGATCCGGTGGAACGCAGCGATCATGGTGCACCGGGCACAGCGCCCGGGAGTTGGTGTGGGAGGCCACATTTCGACGTATGCGTCGTCGGCGGCGCTGTACGAGGTCGGTTTCAACCACTTCTTCCGCGGCAAGGCGCATCCGGGCGGCGGCGATCAGGTGTACATCCAGGGCCACGCCTCGCCGGGTGTCTACGCGCGCGCATTTCTCGAGGGCCGGCTAACCGCTGACCAGCTCGACGGCTTCCGCCAGGAGCACAGCCACCCCGGCGGCGGGTTGCCGTCGTATCCGCACCCCCGACTGATGCCGGACTTCTGGGAGTTCCCAACGGTGTCGATGGGCCTTGGCCCGATGAACGCGATCTACCAGGCACGGTTCAACCACTACCTGCACGACCGCGGCCTCAAGGACACCTCCGACCAACACGTGTGGGCGTTCCTCGGCGACGGTGAGATGGACGAGCCGGAAAGCCGCGGCCTGATTCAGGTCGCCGCCAATGAGGGCCTGGACAACCTGACCTTCGTGATCAACTGCAACCTGCAGCGCCTCGACGGCCCGGTGCGCGGCAACGGCAAGATCATCCAGGAGCTGGAGTCGTTCTTCCGGGGCGCGGGCTGGAA from Mycobacterium sp. JS623 encodes:
- a CDS encoding peroxiredoxin; translation: MLEVGTEAPDFTLKEQHGQSVTLSRFRAVKDVLLVFFPLAFTGICQGELDEIRDHLADYQNDDTATLSISVGPPPTHKVWAAQSGFTFPVLSDFWPHGAVAQSYGVFNDETGFANRGTFVVDRSGVIRFAEMKQPGEARDQVVWTDALRALQSV
- a CDS encoding DUF3052 domain-containing protein, with amino-acid sequence MVAADDAPNYARRLGIQQDQVVQELGWDEDVDDDIRADIEEACGGELLDEDADEVIDVVLMWWRDGDGDLVDNLMDAITPLADDGVIWVVTPKTGQPGHVQPAEIAESAPTAGLMQTSSANLGDWIASRLVQPKSKAAGRR